CTTGGCGGCGGGGGCGCCGGACAACGTGTCGGTTGTCGTGATCGACGTCAGGGCGGGCTGAGCGAAATGCGGATCATCGAGGCGACGATTCTTGCCATGGGGCTGGTGCTGGGGGCGGGGGTGTTCGTGGGCCTCAATCACCTGCTGATGCCCGCGGGCACGGATGTCGCCGTCATCGCTTCGCTGGAGCGGCGGGTGAGCCTGCAGGGCGCGCGTATCTCGACGCTGGAGCGGGACTTGGAGGCAATGCGGACCGAGGTGGCTGCCGCGCGTGCTGCCCTGCGCGCAGATCCCGACGTGGTTCTGAGCGAGGAGGATCACGGCGCCATCGCCACCACTGAGGCCCCGACCGAGGCCATTCGCGTCGCCCGTGCTCGGTTCAATCGTGACCTCAGACATGCAAACAGCGCCTTCATGATCCAGACGCTTGGGCCGCCCCGGTCAAGCTACAGCGACCAATGCGACCCGCTGGAAAACCCCCGGCTGCGCGGCGCCCTTGTGACCGAGCGCTTTGTTGATTTTCGCGTCACGCTGGTGCGCCCTGCGATGGAGTCCTTTCGCGCTGTGATGGCGCAGATCGAGGCAGCCGACCCCGATCTATATTCCCAGTTGGGAACTGCGGGGGGACTGTGTCCGAGGTTGATCCGGGGCAGTGACACCGCGGTGTCCAACCATTCCTTCGGAACTGCAGTGGATCTGAAGATCGCGGGGGTTCTGGACCCCTTTGCCGATGGCGAGACCCACGCTGGCCT
This genomic interval from Paracoccaceae bacterium contains the following:
- a CDS encoding M15 family metallopeptidase, producing the protein MGLNHLLMPAGTDVAVIASLERRVSLQGARISTLERDLEAMRTEVAAARAALRADPDVVLSEEDHGAIATTEAPTEAIRVARARFNRDLRHANSAFMIQTLGPPRSSYSDQCDPLENPRLRGALVTERFVDFRVTLVRPAMESFRAVMAQIEAADPDLYSQLGTAGGLCPRLIRGSDTAVSNHSFGTAVDLKIAGVLDPFADGETHAGLVLIATIFNDAGWFWGGGYGREDSMHFEASRDLIERWVSEGAL